From a region of the Odoribacter splanchnicus DSM 20712 genome:
- a CDS encoding fibronectin type III domain-containing protein, translating to MEKYRFLWSLLLVSLSSILFSCSDDDEVTGPLTIKTGLLKEIGYTTAVCGGEISGGSGIGNRGVCWSTDVQPTVKDKHTTDGSGRGEFRSEITGLTEGVQYYVRAWVETSDGVKYGEEKTCVTLAHGRPTMLLMGINNIKETSAEVQAQVFTDGGVDITERGVVYRLQSAGTDEPALENATKLKVEGKTGLLEGILNGLTDNETYICRAYVVYAEGTIYTKSETFTTEKYTAPKAEIEEVKDITNTAFTVTVNIASGTPLPVLEYGVVWGIKSGPTIENNKLKLGEGDGQTSTTVGELQEGSVYYVRPYAVNKNGITYGEEEVVATLSYKAAITTRMTAYVTAHRAYVGGEILNTGVLNAAVTEAGVCWGMAEHPTIADNKLKAEGIGNDHTEFDSLMLFPLKPETKYYVRTYVINEYGTNYGDEYSFTTREPVADFFKAEGSSGDNPVFNGLNLTSTYPGGIASGDQQDAYERLSNILTTYGKRVLTAYRIYLVPDKSQQPRYIYTTIQYQNSAGNAYVGIWRDKIDWDADYVYTVSHHQSNGNNATNIYNSAVKNGQEEDLLRSVDYLSQSPFVIDWDNENSTTINSAFYIIPIKYPDKFKRMGVFRYTSLTPAEDWW from the coding sequence ATGGAAAAATATAGATTTTTGTGGTCATTGCTACTGGTCAGTTTGTCAAGCATCCTGTTTTCTTGTTCAGATGATGATGAAGTGACCGGTCCGCTGACAATAAAGACCGGATTATTAAAAGAGATTGGTTATACAACGGCTGTTTGTGGAGGGGAGATCAGCGGGGGAAGTGGGATTGGTAATCGTGGAGTGTGTTGGTCAACTGATGTCCAACCGACTGTCAAAGACAAACATACCACTGATGGCAGCGGACGTGGTGAATTCCGGAGTGAGATAACCGGATTGACCGAAGGTGTACAGTATTATGTCCGGGCTTGGGTGGAAACAAGCGATGGTGTTAAATATGGGGAAGAAAAAACCTGTGTAACATTGGCTCATGGACGGCCTACGATGTTACTGATGGGGATAAATAATATAAAGGAGACCTCGGCAGAAGTACAGGCTCAGGTGTTTACGGACGGAGGGGTGGACATAACAGAAAGAGGTGTCGTTTATCGTTTGCAATCAGCTGGAACAGATGAACCTGCTTTGGAAAATGCGACGAAACTGAAGGTTGAAGGGAAAACAGGACTTTTGGAAGGTATCTTAAACGGATTGACCGATAATGAAACTTACATTTGCCGGGCATATGTCGTTTATGCAGAGGGGACAATCTATACGAAAAGTGAGACCTTTACCACTGAAAAATACACAGCACCGAAAGCAGAGATAGAGGAGGTAAAAGATATTACCAATACTGCATTTACAGTTACGGTGAATATAGCTTCCGGTACTCCTCTGCCTGTGCTGGAATATGGTGTAGTTTGGGGGATTAAGTCAGGACCGACGATCGAGAACAATAAGCTGAAACTGGGAGAAGGAGATGGACAGACTTCGACGACTGTCGGCGAGTTGCAGGAAGGTTCTGTATATTATGTACGGCCTTATGCCGTAAATAAAAACGGAATCACTTATGGTGAAGAAGAAGTAGTCGCAACTTTAAGTTATAAAGCGGCTATTACAACCCGGATGACTGCGTATGTTACTGCCCACCGGGCTTATGTCGGAGGTGAGATCCTGAATACAGGTGTTTTGAATGCAGCCGTAACAGAAGCCGGCGTTTGTTGGGGAATGGCTGAGCATCCGACAATTGCTGATAATAAATTGAAAGCAGAGGGTATTGGAAATGATCACACCGAATTCGATTCATTGATGCTTTTTCCTTTAAAACCGGAGACAAAGTATTATGTTCGTACGTATGTTATAAATGAATATGGAACTAATTATGGGGATGAGTACTCTTTTACTACCCGTGAACCGGTGGCTGATTTTTTCAAGGCAGAAGGCAGTAGTGGGGATAATCCTGTGTTTAACGGCTTAAATCTTACTTCCACCTATCCGGGAGGAATCGCTTCCGGAGATCAACAGGATGCTTATGAAAGATTGAGCAATATTCTGACTACTTATGGTAAACGCGTCCTGACGGCTTACCGGATTTATCTGGTCCCGGATAAAAGCCAGCAACCTCGTTATATCTATACTACCATTCAATATCAGAATAGTGCCGGAAATGCATATGTGGGGATATGGCGGGATAAGATAGATTGGGATGCTGATTATGTATACACGGTATCTCATCATCAGAGTAACGGAAATAATGCGACGAATATTTACAACAGTGCTGTGAAAAATGGACAGGAAGAAGATTTATTGCGGAGTGTGGATTATTTGAGCCAAAGTCCTTTTGTTATAGATTGGGATAATGAAAATTCTACTACAATAAATAGTGCTTTCTACATTATTCCGATTAAATATCCGGATAAGTTTAAACGTATGGGCGTATTCCGCTATACGAGCTTAACACCGGCTGAGGACTGGTGGTAA
- the typA gene encoding translational GTPase TypA has product MRKLRNIAIIAHVDHGKTTLVDKMILQGKQFRENEKQSGDLILDNNDQERERGITILAKNVSVHYKDYKINIIDTPGHSDFGGEVERVLNMADGVLLLVDAFEGTMPQTRFVLQKALGLGKKAIVVVNKVDKPNCRPDEVQEEVFDLMFSLGASEEQLDFKTIYGSAKQGWMSTDWKNKTEDITALLDAIIEDIPEPEATEGTPQMMITSLEYSSYIGRIAIGKLTRGKLKSGMPVTLCKRDGVTQIKSRIKDLMLFEGLEKQKVEEVEAGEICAIVGIEGFEIGDTIADFENPEALTPIAIDEPTMSMLFTINNSPFFGKDGKYVTSRHIKERLDRELEKNLALRVEPGLSADSFIVYGRGVLHLSVLIETMRREGYELQVGQPKVIIKEIDGQKCEPIEELTIDIPEEFSGKAIEMVTKRKGVLNNMETRDDRVHLDFDIPSRGIIGLRSNLLTASAGEAIIAHRLKGFEPYKGDIEMRINGSLIAMETGDTFAYAINKLQDRGKFFIEPGETVYAGQVIGESTRPDDIVINVCKSKKLTNMRASGSDDKVNIAPPIKFSLEEALEYIQEDEYVEVTPHSMRLRKIILDETERKRQSKRITSVED; this is encoded by the coding sequence ATGCGGAAATTAAGAAACATTGCCATTATTGCACACGTCGACCACGGAAAAACAACCCTCGTGGATAAAATGATTTTGCAGGGCAAACAATTCAGAGAAAACGAAAAACAAAGTGGAGATTTAATTCTGGATAATAATGATCAAGAACGTGAACGGGGAATTACTATCCTGGCAAAAAACGTTTCTGTTCATTATAAAGACTATAAGATAAACATTATAGACACTCCGGGCCACTCGGATTTCGGCGGAGAGGTGGAACGTGTATTGAACATGGCCGACGGCGTATTGTTACTGGTGGATGCTTTCGAGGGCACGATGCCCCAAACCCGCTTTGTATTGCAGAAAGCGTTGGGATTAGGCAAGAAAGCTATCGTGGTGGTAAATAAGGTGGATAAGCCGAACTGCCGACCGGACGAAGTGCAGGAAGAGGTCTTCGATCTGATGTTCTCCCTGGGAGCCAGTGAAGAACAACTGGATTTTAAAACGATTTACGGAAGTGCCAAACAAGGCTGGATGTCGACGGACTGGAAAAACAAAACAGAAGATATTACCGCCCTTTTGGACGCAATCATCGAAGATATCCCCGAACCCGAAGCAACCGAAGGAACTCCTCAGATGATGATCACTTCATTGGAATATTCCTCTTATATCGGGCGGATCGCTATCGGTAAACTGACCCGGGGAAAACTGAAATCCGGTATGCCGGTCACCCTTTGCAAACGAGACGGGGTGACACAGATCAAAAGCCGGATCAAAGATTTGATGTTGTTCGAGGGACTGGAAAAACAAAAGGTAGAGGAAGTAGAGGCCGGAGAAATATGTGCTATCGTAGGTATCGAAGGATTTGAGATCGGAGATACTATCGCCGATTTTGAAAATCCGGAAGCCCTGACCCCGATCGCTATCGACGAGCCGACGATGAGTATGTTGTTTACGATCAATAACTCGCCCTTCTTCGGTAAAGACGGTAAATACGTCACTTCACGCCACATCAAGGAACGGCTGGACAGAGAGCTGGAAAAGAACCTGGCCCTGCGGGTAGAACCGGGATTAAGCGCGGATTCATTCATCGTTTACGGCCGTGGTGTATTGCATTTGAGTGTTTTGATCGAAACGATGCGGCGGGAAGGCTATGAGCTTCAGGTGGGACAGCCGAAGGTAATCATTAAAGAAATCGACGGTCAGAAATGCGAACCGATAGAAGAACTGACGATCGATATCCCGGAAGAATTTTCGGGGAAAGCCATCGAAATGGTTACGAAGCGAAAAGGAGTCCTCAACAATATGGAAACCCGCGACGACCGTGTTCACCTGGATTTCGACATTCCTTCACGCGGAATCATCGGTTTGCGTAGCAATTTGCTGACGGCTTCGGCAGGAGAAGCCATCATTGCACACCGTCTGAAAGGATTCGAACCTTATAAAGGAGATATCGAAATGCGGATCAACGGTTCGTTGATCGCTATGGAAACGGGAGATACTTTTGCTTATGCTATCAACAAATTGCAGGATAGAGGGAAATTCTTTATCGAACCGGGCGAAACAGTGTATGCCGGCCAGGTGATCGGTGAAAGTACCCGTCCGGACGATATCGTGATCAATGTATGCAAATCTAAAAAACTGACCAATATGCGCGCCAGTGGGTCAGATGACAAAGTAAACATAGCTCCCCCTATTAAATTCAGTCTGGAAGAAGCATTGGAATACATACAGGAAGATGAATATGTTGAGGTAACCCCTCATTCCATGCGTTTACGTAAAATCATCCTCGATGAAACAGAACGGAAACGCCAAAGTAAACGTATTACCAGCGTAGAAGATTAA
- a CDS encoding class II fructose-bisphosphate aldolase — translation MVNYKDLGLVNTREMFKNAMAGKYAIAAFNFNNMEQMQAIIQAAVECKSPVILQVSSGARKYANQTLLRYMAQGAVEYAKELGLNIPITLHLDHGDSFELCKSCIDMGFSSVMIDGSHLPYDENVALTKKVVEYAHQFDVTVEGELGVLAGVEDEVSAEHHTYTRPEEVEDFVKKTGVDSLAISIGTSHGANKFKPEQCTRNADGVLVPPPLRFDILKEIEKRIPGFPIVLHGSSSVPQDKVAIINKYGGALKDAIGIPEDQLREAAKSAVCKINIDSDGRLAMTAAVREIFATKPAEFDPRKYLGPARDSLRELYKHKLTDVLGSANTVK, via the coding sequence ATGGTCAACTACAAAGATTTAGGACTGGTGAATACCAGAGAAATGTTTAAAAATGCAATGGCAGGAAAATATGCAATTGCAGCCTTTAACTTTAACAACATGGAACAGATGCAGGCCATTATCCAGGCAGCTGTCGAATGTAAATCACCGGTAATCCTTCAGGTTTCCAGTGGTGCCCGTAAATATGCCAACCAGACCCTGCTTCGTTATATGGCTCAAGGGGCTGTAGAATATGCTAAAGAGCTGGGTTTAAATATTCCGATTACCTTACATTTGGATCACGGTGACAGCTTCGAGCTTTGCAAAAGTTGTATCGACATGGGCTTTTCTTCAGTCATGATCGACGGCTCACATCTTCCGTATGATGAAAACGTAGCGCTGACCAAAAAAGTGGTGGAATATGCTCATCAGTTCGATGTAACCGTAGAAGGAGAACTCGGTGTACTGGCCGGCGTAGAAGACGAAGTGTCTGCCGAACACCACACTTATACCCGTCCTGAAGAAGTAGAAGATTTCGTTAAAAAGACAGGGGTAGACTCACTGGCTATCTCTATCGGAACTTCCCACGGAGCGAATAAGTTCAAACCGGAACAATGTACACGGAATGCCGACGGCGTATTGGTTCCTCCTCCATTACGTTTCGATATTCTGAAGGAAATTGAAAAACGTATCCCGGGTTTCCCTATCGTACTGCATGGATCTTCATCCGTACCTCAGGACAAAGTGGCTATCATCAACAAATACGGCGGTGCCCTGAAAGACGCAATCGGTATCCCGGAAGATCAGTTACGGGAAGCGGCTAAATCGGCTGTTTGTAAAATCAACATCGACTCCGACGGCCGTTTAGCGATGACTGCTGCTGTGCGTGAAATTTTCGCTACCAAACCGGCCGAATTCGACCCGCGGAAATACCTGGGCCCGGCCCGTGACTCACTGAGAGAACTGTATAAACACAAACTGACAGATGTACTGGGAAGTGCCAATACGGTAAAATAA
- a CDS encoding pyrroline-5-carboxylate reductase family protein — protein MKITIIGAGNIGGAIARGLVRGGVFNASDITCTDLMQANLDRLLSADACFNVSQDNPTAIQGADLVVIAVKPWRVEAVIDEIRGALDYERQSVVSVAAGIPFERLLRYFTKDAVTRYLPCS, from the coding sequence ATGAAAATTACGATTATCGGAGCCGGAAATATCGGCGGGGCTATCGCCCGGGGATTAGTAAGGGGAGGCGTGTTCAATGCTTCGGATATTACTTGTACGGATTTGATGCAGGCGAATCTCGACCGTTTATTATCGGCAGATGCTTGTTTTAACGTATCACAGGATAATCCGACGGCTATTCAGGGAGCCGATTTAGTAGTTATCGCGGTAAAACCCTGGCGCGTGGAGGCTGTGATCGACGAGATCCGGGGTGCACTCGATTATGAAAGACAATCGGTCGTTTCCGTCGCTGCCGGAATTCCTTTCGAGCGGTTATTGCGTTATTTTACGAAAGATGCAGTTACAAGGTATTTACCATGTAGTTAG
- a CDS encoding BF3164 family lipoprotein, whose protein sequence is MKTNFSLSYQPPIDIFETARLPESDFILYYSSLQVSSEYIYALYVNKKDNLFSHAEGETEIHVFNWEGAPIAKIRIPDNIIYFAVDEKHRYIYGLKGNEELYRYKFEI, encoded by the coding sequence ATGAAAACCAATTTTTCTTTGTCTTATCAACCTCCCATCGATATTTTTGAGACAGCCCGTTTGCCGGAATCAGATTTTATTCTGTATTATTCGTCATTACAAGTTTCTTCGGAATATATCTACGCGCTTTATGTTAATAAGAAAGATAATTTATTTTCTCATGCGGAAGGAGAGACTGAAATTCACGTATTCAATTGGGAAGGAGCACCTATAGCTAAAATCCGGATTCCCGACAATATTATTTATTTTGCAGTGGATGAAAAACATCGTTATATATACGGATTAAAAGGTAACGAGGAATTATATCGGTATAAATTTGAAATTTAA
- a CDS encoding BF3164 family lipoprotein, protein MDSLPWGKVNIAEKRLRQPLSSTAFFRLDPDHYLTTYNAYSRFALYDKDLNLVDSCTYYSPITTQTTPEKVLENYYFYCSAVLIKPDGTKFLNFTHCGAILEFFNIQQNKITHSNTSYIYEPTYEADGVPLWRESIRGWRTVYATDNYIYIALNGTKDIETRIEKLSVFDWQGRPVRQYDLEVNIMRVVVDESSKTGYVIYRDDEYEYHLGNFDL, encoded by the coding sequence TTGGACTCACTTCCCTGGGGGAAAGTAAACATTGCAGAAAAAAGGTTGCGACAACCCTTATCCAGTACTGCTTTCTTTAGATTAGACCCCGATCATTATTTAACAACTTATAATGCATATAGTCGTTTTGCTTTATACGATAAAGACCTGAACCTGGTCGATTCCTGTACTTACTATTCTCCAATCACCACCCAGACTACCCCGGAAAAAGTATTGGAAAATTACTATTTCTATTGTTCAGCTGTCCTCATAAAGCCGGATGGAACAAAATTCCTGAATTTTACGCATTGCGGTGCCATTCTGGAGTTTTTCAATATACAGCAAAATAAGATCACACATTCGAATACAAGTTATATTTATGAACCGACTTATGAAGCAGACGGGGTTCCTCTTTGGCGGGAAAGTATCAGAGGATGGAGGACAGTATATGCCACGGATAATTACATATATATAGCATTAAACGGAACAAAGGACATAGAGACCCGAATCGAAAAACTTTCTGTATTCGATTGGCAGGGACGCCCTGTAAGACAATATGATTTGGAAGTTAATATTATGCGGGTTGTTGTTGATGAAAGTTCAAAAACGGGCTATGTCATTTATCGGGATGATGAGTATGAATATCATTTAGGGAATTTTGATTTATAG
- a CDS encoding ATP-binding protein, whose protein sequence is MKVSQPLFWCEPAWWARTVSVALSSSTPWSDHRSWNAENIIPSLAIYDDRIVFQNPGSFSPGMAWQDFVNEQIGSLPANPTIANVFYRRGTMEAWGRGIGLIMESCREQALPTPEIKVVPPFVNLTIWFKHSLIGGVKTSAPQVEDSYTPSRTPSDDDFTSSHNEIQNKSNIITPQDKVFEFCKSPKSIVEIAEMLGVNDRRWVRKKYIAPFIGTKLQMTIPDKPNSQNQKYITIGE, encoded by the coding sequence GTGAAAGTTTCCCAGCCTTTGTTCTGGTGCGAACCGGCTTGGTGGGCCCGTACGGTAAGCGTTGCATTGAGCAGTAGTACCCCCTGGTCCGACCATCGTTCCTGGAATGCCGAAAATATAATTCCAAGTCTGGCTATTTATGACGACCGTATTGTATTCCAGAATCCGGGATCATTTTCTCCGGGTATGGCATGGCAGGACTTTGTGAATGAACAGATTGGTTCTTTACCAGCCAATCCTACGATAGCAAATGTATTCTATCGGCGTGGCACGATGGAAGCTTGGGGACGTGGTATAGGTCTTATTATGGAGAGTTGTAGAGAGCAGGCTCTTCCTACTCCGGAAATCAAAGTTGTTCCACCGTTTGTAAATCTCACAATATGGTTTAAGCACTCACTGATTGGTGGTGTGAAAACATCTGCACCCCAAGTGGAAGATTCTTACACTCCAAGTCGCACCCCAAGTGATGATGATTTCACCTCAAGTCATAACGAAATACAGAATAAGTCGAATATCATTACACCCCAAGATAAGGTGTTTGAATTTTGTAAATCACCGAAGAGTATCGTTGAAATAGCAGAAATGCTTGGAGTGAATGATAGAAGATGGGTACGTAAGAAATACATTGCTCCGTTTATCGGTACAAAACTTCAAATGACCATTCCTGATAAACCAAATAGCCAAAATCAGAAATATATCACGATTGGAGAATGA